From the genome of Acidaminococcus sp.:
TCTTATCTGTGCACTGCCTATGAGTCCGTCCAGGAAGTGGACTGGAAACACCAGACGACGTCCCGCTTTTTCTGTGATGGGACAAAGGTGCTGGTAGAACAGCGTAAATTCGGCTCTGTTGCAGATCTTCTGGGCGAGTTTCATCCCGGCGATCTGGTGCGCTATTCTCCGGAAAACCTGCGCGTCGAATTTGAAAAAGCGATGAAGACATGCGGTATGTTCGAATTCTCCGCCCGCATTAAGGGCAAGGATGGAAACTATCAATGGATGTCTTTCCTCGTGCAGGGTGTCCGCAAGGACAAGACCCACAACCGGAATTTCCTTCTCCTGGAACACCGCATTGATGATCAAAAGAGCCAGGAAATGGAACGGCGCGCACAGCTGAGTGTGGCAATGAGTCAGGCCCGCGATGACGCGGAAGCCAAGGGCCAGTTTATGGCCCGCATCAGCCGCGATACGAAGGAAGCCTTGAATTCCATTATGGGCTATCTGACCCTGGCCGGTGAAGAAGAAAATGTTGACCAGCGCAAGGGTTATGTCCGGGACTGCCAGGAACAGGTTCGCTATCTGCTGAATGTCCTTGGGGATGTCATTGATCTTTCCGCTATGGAAAATGGCACACTGGCCCTGCAGAAAGAACCGTTTGAACTGGATACTGTACTGGAACGACTGCGTTCTCTCTTTAGTCAGGAAGCACAGAGCCGCGGCATTACCTTTGAGTTTAAGACGGAAGAGGCTGAGCATCTGACGCTCATCGGTGACCGGCTTCGCTTCGAACAGGTCATGATGAATCTGCTTTCCAATGCGATGCTTTTCACTGAGAAAGGCTCTCGTGTGGGCTGCACCCTGCGCCATAAAGATCAAAAGGGACGGAAAACCATTCTGGAGATTGCTGTGGAATGCGATGGAAAAGCGATTCCGGAAGATATGCTCAACAAGGTGTTCCTGCCCTTTGAAATGGCTTCGCAGTTCGAAAAATCTTCTGTTCACGGCGGACTGGGCCTCATGGTTACGCACAACCTTGTCCATGTGCTCGGCGGCCTGATTAAGGCTGACAACAATGAGGGCAAAGGAATTCGCTTCCTCGTGGAACTGCCTTTTGGCAGACAGAAGAAAAAGAGCGGTGCCGCAGGCGGAAAAGATTTTACGAGCGGCAAGCGCCTGCTCGTGGCTGAAGATAATGACCTGAGTGCACAGGTCATCGAAAAACTGCTGGATTCGACAGGCTTTATCCTGGACCGCGCAAACGACGGCAAAGAAGCCTGTGAGAAATTTGGCAGCAAACCAGCTGGCTATTATAGTGCTATCCTGATGGATCTGGATATGCCGAACGTCGATGGCTGCGAAGCGACGAGGCTGATTCGTCTTTCCGACCACGCTGATGCCAAGAAGATTCCAATCCTTGCCATGACGGAAAACGTACTCTCCGAAGATGTGGCCAAGGCAATTGAAAGCGGCATGAACGGTCAGGTGACAAAGCCAATCGATAAAGCGCAGCTTTTGCAGACGCTGAAAGGGTTTGTGGAATAAGAGACGCAGGTCGCGTCACAGAAAATAAATAACAGGAGTTGTGAGGAATTTACGATGCGTATTTTCTTCACAGCTCCTGTTTTTTATTACTTTATACCGCTCTGCCGAATACAGGACTAAATGCCATACGCCAGATGCTAAAGGCGCTTTAATAATAACGATATTATTTATGAAAATTTTTGATTGACAAATTATACTAAAGTGCTATGATATAGGACATAAACTTAAATCATAGAAAAATTATAGGAATTAAAAGGAGTGAACAAGATGAGTTTTGCAAAAGATCC
Proteins encoded in this window:
- a CDS encoding response regulator, which encodes MSTIQNWYRGFTAYAATDAGKIGLWNYAVILICALVICVLILLILYSFRTRQMRRERGIKYRISKLISYLCTAYESVQEVDWKHQTTSRFFCDGTKVLVEQRKFGSVADLLGEFHPGDLVRYSPENLRVEFEKAMKTCGMFEFSARIKGKDGNYQWMSFLVQGVRKDKTHNRNFLLLEHRIDDQKSQEMERRAQLSVAMSQARDDAEAKGQFMARISRDTKEALNSIMGYLTLAGEEENVDQRKGYVRDCQEQVRYLLNVLGDVIDLSAMENGTLALQKEPFELDTVLERLRSLFSQEAQSRGITFEFKTEEAEHLTLIGDRLRFEQVMMNLLSNAMLFTEKGSRVGCTLRHKDQKGRKTILEIAVECDGKAIPEDMLNKVFLPFEMASQFEKSSVHGGLGLMVTHNLVHVLGGLIKADNNEGKGIRFLVELPFGRQKKKSGAAGGKDFTSGKRLLVAEDNDLSAQVIEKLLDSTGFILDRANDGKEACEKFGSKPAGYYSAILMDLDMPNVDGCEATRLIRLSDHADAKKIPILAMTENVLSEDVAKAIESGMNGQVTKPIDKAQLLQTLKGFVE